In a genomic window of Amycolatopsis japonica:
- the pucL gene encoding factor-independent urate hydroxylase, protein MAITLGPNQYGKAEVRLVTVQREGTVHHLKDLTVSTSLRGDLAATHLTGDNADVVATDTQKNTVYAFAKEAPVGEIEDFALRLGRHFVGSFEHITGARILIDEHGWNRISGHDHAFSQAGSEKRTTAVTVQGDQAWVVSGLDDLVVLKSTGSEFHGFPRDEYTTLAETNDRILATAVTARWRYQGDGIDWATSHAEVRRILLETFADKHSLSLQQTLYAMGEAVLKEREEVAEVRLSLPNKHHFLVDLSPFGLKNDNEVFYAADRPYGLIEGVVLRDDAEDAGLAWHTLAAF, encoded by the coding sequence GTGGCCATCACCCTGGGCCCCAACCAGTACGGCAAGGCCGAAGTCCGGCTCGTCACCGTTCAGCGCGAAGGCACCGTCCACCACCTCAAGGACCTCACCGTTTCGACGTCGCTTCGCGGCGACCTCGCGGCGACGCACCTCACCGGCGACAACGCCGACGTCGTAGCGACCGACACCCAGAAGAACACCGTCTACGCCTTCGCCAAGGAAGCCCCGGTCGGCGAGATCGAGGACTTCGCGCTGCGGCTCGGACGCCATTTCGTCGGCTCGTTCGAGCACATCACCGGCGCCCGGATCCTGATCGACGAACACGGCTGGAACCGCATCTCCGGCCACGATCACGCGTTCTCCCAGGCGGGCAGCGAAAAGCGGACGACCGCCGTGACCGTCCAGGGTGACCAGGCCTGGGTCGTGTCCGGTTTGGACGATCTCGTGGTGCTCAAGTCGACCGGCTCGGAGTTCCACGGCTTCCCGCGCGACGAGTACACGACGCTGGCCGAGACGAACGACCGGATCCTCGCCACCGCCGTCACCGCGCGCTGGCGCTACCAGGGCGACGGGATCGACTGGGCCACGAGTCACGCGGAGGTCCGGCGGATCCTGTTGGAGACCTTCGCGGACAAGCACAGCCTCTCCCTGCAGCAGACGCTGTACGCAATGGGAGAGGCTGTGCTCAAGGAACGCGAAGAGGTCGCCGAAGTCCGGCTCTCACTGCCGAACAAGCACCACTTCCTGGTGGACCTGTCACCCTTCGGGCTGAAGAACGACAACGAGGTCTTCTACGCCGCCGACCGCCCGTACGGCCTGATCGAGGGTGTCGTCCTCCGCGACGACGCCGAGGACGCGGGCCTGGCCTGGCACACCCTCGCCGCCTTCTAA
- a CDS encoding alpha/beta hydrolase, whose product MKRLLAVGLLPVIVGGLLAGAGTASAGVPAHYTGQKLDWHPCAAEELVTLPPGTDIGGLECATFRTPRDWDRADERQDLTIAVSRLKSTGPSTASVLTNPGGPGGPGRWFPVTFRGQEKLREHQDVIGIDVRGTGKSTNVTCRGAADLIRQLDPRDRDPRNLNQILANAEHVARSCQSAGGELRPLITTHQTIRDFDLLRTLLGREKINWVGYSGGTWLGAHYAQQFPQRTGRFVLDSSTEFTTDWQKTFDRQPVGFERRWRQDFLPWMARYDAKYHFGTNGEEVRQTYERVRYALSRNPMDGNGPMELDTAIIYMLYKKATFPALAELLVKVRDAMENPQAKAEAKAAVEAAGDHPDAQDATFWNTLCGEGRFTGTRESLIRASQRNLDRGLLLAGGGTLNASVCLFWDKEPRPLPKMDGKGAPPVLIVHSEHDPATAIEGARKAHAGFANSRMLTVTGEGDHGLYADGNPKVDEIVDAYLVDGVVPVDQSVPGMPLPVP is encoded by the coding sequence ATGAAACGGCTACTGGCCGTCGGGTTGCTCCCGGTGATCGTGGGCGGGTTGCTCGCCGGAGCCGGCACGGCTTCGGCGGGCGTCCCGGCGCACTACACCGGCCAGAAACTGGATTGGCATCCCTGCGCGGCGGAGGAACTGGTCACGTTGCCGCCGGGCACCGATATCGGCGGGCTCGAATGCGCGACGTTCCGCACTCCCCGCGACTGGGATCGCGCGGACGAGCGGCAGGACCTGACCATCGCGGTCAGCAGGCTGAAGTCCACCGGGCCGTCGACCGCCTCGGTGCTCACCAACCCGGGTGGGCCGGGCGGTCCCGGGCGCTGGTTCCCGGTGACCTTCCGCGGGCAGGAGAAACTGCGCGAACACCAGGACGTCATCGGGATCGACGTGCGGGGGACCGGCAAGAGCACCAACGTCACCTGCCGGGGCGCGGCCGACCTCATCCGGCAGCTGGATCCGCGCGACCGTGACCCGCGCAATCTGAACCAGATCCTGGCCAACGCCGAACACGTGGCCAGGTCCTGTCAGAGCGCCGGCGGCGAACTCAGGCCGCTGATCACCACCCACCAGACGATCAGGGACTTCGATCTGCTCCGGACGCTGCTCGGCCGGGAGAAGATCAACTGGGTCGGCTACTCGGGCGGCACCTGGCTGGGAGCGCACTACGCGCAGCAATTCCCGCAGCGGACCGGGCGATTCGTACTGGACTCCTCGACGGAGTTCACCACGGACTGGCAGAAGACGTTCGACCGGCAGCCGGTCGGTTTCGAACGGCGCTGGCGGCAGGACTTCCTGCCGTGGATGGCGCGGTACGACGCCAAGTACCACTTCGGCACCAACGGCGAAGAGGTCCGGCAGACCTACGAGCGGGTCCGCTATGCCTTGTCCCGCAACCCGATGGACGGGAACGGGCCGATGGAACTCGACACCGCCATCATCTACATGCTCTACAAGAAGGCGACCTTCCCGGCGCTGGCCGAACTGCTGGTCAAGGTCCGGGACGCGATGGAGAACCCGCAGGCGAAGGCCGAGGCCAAGGCCGCCGTCGAGGCCGCGGGTGACCACCCCGACGCGCAGGACGCCACGTTCTGGAACACCCTCTGCGGGGAAGGGCGTTTCACCGGCACCCGCGAGTCGCTGATCCGCGCTTCGCAGCGGAATCTGGACCGCGGTCTGCTCCTGGCGGGTGGTGGCACGTTGAACGCGTCGGTCTGCCTGTTCTGGGACAAGGAGCCGCGTCCGCTGCCGAAAATGGACGGCAAGGGGGCCCCGCCGGTGCTGATCGTGCATTCCGAGCACGACCCGGCCACGGCGATCGAGGGGGCCAGGAAGGCGCACGCGGGGTTCGCGAACTCGCGCATGCTGACCGTGACCGGCGAGGGCGACCACGGGCTCTACGCGGACGGGAATCCCAAGGTGGACGAGATCGTGGACGCCTACCTGGTCGACGGGGTCGTCCCCGTCGACCAGAGCGTCCCCGGTATGCCGCTGCCGGTGCCTTAG
- a CDS encoding helix-turn-helix domain-containing protein: MQLEAEFTSEPFHGEGPPPEHAVKARDTAEGAGLSADFGPLGTLVRGDADTLLDALPAIARAALDGGATRVTLQLRQVGDDTAEPAVELHSALARLIGDVERELGGKLDTLDRAAKQRAVRLLKERGAFGLRKSVSTVAEALGVTRFTVYNYLNRDQD, translated from the coding sequence GTGCAGTTAGAAGCCGAGTTCACCAGCGAACCGTTCCACGGCGAGGGTCCGCCACCCGAACACGCCGTCAAAGCCCGCGACACCGCGGAAGGCGCGGGCCTGTCCGCCGATTTCGGCCCGCTCGGCACCCTCGTCCGCGGCGACGCCGACACCCTCCTCGACGCGCTTCCCGCCATCGCCAGGGCGGCACTGGACGGCGGCGCCACACGCGTCACCCTCCAGCTCCGCCAGGTCGGCGATGACACTGCCGAACCCGCCGTCGAGCTGCACAGCGCCCTCGCCCGCCTCATCGGCGACGTCGAACGCGAACTCGGCGGGAAACTCGACACCCTCGACCGCGCCGCCAAGCAGCGCGCGGTGCGGCTGCTCAAGGAACGCGGCGCGTTCGGCCTCCGCAAGTCGGTGTCGACCGTCGCGGAGGCACTGGGGGTCACGAGGTTCACGGTCTACAACTACCTCAACCGAGACCAAGACTGA
- the uraH gene encoding hydroxyisourate hydrolase yields MSLVTTHILDTAAGRPAADVGVRLETGAGDPVAEGRTDADGRIRDLGPDTLEPGVYRLVFDTGAYLGPDSFFPEVTLTFRIADGTEHHHVPLLLSPFAYSTYRGS; encoded by the coding sequence ATGAGCCTCGTGACCACGCACATCCTCGACACCGCCGCGGGACGGCCCGCCGCGGACGTCGGCGTCCGGCTCGAAACCGGCGCGGGCGATCCCGTCGCCGAAGGCCGGACCGACGCCGACGGCCGGATCCGCGACCTCGGCCCGGACACCCTCGAACCCGGGGTGTACCGGCTGGTCTTCGACACCGGCGCCTATCTCGGCCCGGACTCCTTCTTCCCCGAAGTCACCTTGACCTTCCGCATCGCTGACGGGACCGAGCACCACCACGTGCCGTTGCTGCTGAGCCCGTTCGCCTATTCCACCTATCGAGGGAGCTGA
- the uraD gene encoding 2-oxo-4-hydroxy-4-carboxy-5-ureidoimidazoline decarboxylase, with the protein MPLTIREFNEAPAQDVRPALTACLDVPRWVETLLARRPYADLAALLAASEALTPLRPEEVRRAMAAHPRIGEKAGGQSTEAGWSRSEQSGVDGDAAREFAAANAEYEATFGHVFLVCASGRSGAELLENLRSRLSNDPEKELEVAGQELAKIAALRLEKAVTA; encoded by the coding sequence GTGCCGCTCACCATTCGAGAGTTCAACGAGGCTCCCGCACAGGACGTCCGGCCGGCGCTGACCGCCTGCCTCGACGTCCCGCGCTGGGTGGAAACCCTGCTGGCCAGGCGCCCGTACGCCGACCTCGCCGCGCTACTCGCCGCGTCCGAGGCGCTCACCCCGTTGCGCCCCGAAGAGGTCCGGCGCGCCATGGCGGCCCATCCCCGGATCGGGGAGAAAGCCGGCGGGCAGAGCACCGAAGCGGGCTGGTCGCGCTCCGAACAGTCCGGAGTGGACGGTGACGCGGCGCGCGAGTTCGCCGCGGCCAACGCCGAATACGAAGCGACGTTCGGGCACGTCTTCCTGGTCTGCGCGAGCGGCCGGAGCGGCGCCGAACTGCTGGAAAACCTCCGTTCGAGGCTTTCGAACGACCCTGAGAAGGAACTCGAAGTGGCCGGTCAAGAGCTGGCCAAGATCGCCGCGTTGCGGCTGGAGAAGGCGGTGACGGCATGA
- a CDS encoding LmrA/YxaF family transcription factor gives MTGTRERIVNAGAELLRRNGYTGTGVKQIVEAANAPFGSLYHFFPGGKEQLGEEVIRTSGMMYLALFEIFFADEPDLIHGIEACFASAAETLKATDYADACPIATVALEVASTNEKLRIATADVFTAWIETGAEKLGKYGLGPESARRLTIALVNSLEGAFVLSRSLRNTEALEVAGASSVAFARTLLPDA, from the coding sequence GTGACTGGAACGCGGGAACGCATCGTGAACGCCGGCGCCGAGCTGCTCCGGCGCAACGGGTACACCGGCACCGGGGTGAAGCAGATCGTCGAGGCGGCGAACGCGCCCTTCGGCTCGCTGTACCACTTCTTCCCCGGTGGCAAGGAACAGCTCGGCGAGGAGGTCATCCGCACTTCGGGGATGATGTACCTCGCGCTGTTCGAGATCTTCTTCGCCGACGAGCCGGACCTGATCCACGGTATCGAGGCCTGCTTCGCCAGCGCCGCCGAGACGCTGAAGGCGACCGACTACGCCGACGCGTGCCCCATCGCCACCGTCGCGCTCGAGGTGGCCAGCACCAACGAAAAGCTGCGGATCGCGACGGCCGACGTGTTCACCGCGTGGATCGAGACCGGGGCCGAGAAGCTCGGCAAGTACGGCCTCGGGCCGGAGTCCGCTCGGCGGCTCACGATCGCTTTGGTGAACAGCCTCGAAGGGGCGTTCGTGTTGAGCCGTTCGCTGCGTAACACCGAAGCGCTGGAGGTCGCGGGGGCGTCGTCCGTGGCCTTCGCGCGCACGCTGCTCCCTGATGCGTGA